The DNA sequence GTCGCAACCCAAGCAGATTCCAAAGTAAAGCACTTCACTGCACTTGAAGAAGTGGCCCGTGTTCTCCAGGGGCAAGCCGATAAAGCAGCAGATGAGCAACGCGACATAGCTGATGAAGCTGCGCAAGCGGAAAAGAAAGCTGAAGAACTTTCTCAACAGGCTCAACAACAAGTAGATATTGCAAAAGATCGGCGAGCTGCACTCGTTACCGTTCTAGCTCACCAGCGTGGCACAACTGAGGCTCTTGAAGCTCAACGTTTAGCAGATATCGAAGCCGATCGGGCAAAACGCTCCCAAGCGGCCGCAGCGGCCCTCATTGCCAGTGCAAATGCTGACCGTTTTGACCAAGCTGTTGAAATGGCACGACAGACCACTCAAGAAGCAAATGCGACAGTTGCGAAAGTGCGAGCAAATCTTGAGGCAGCAGAAAAGTCTGGAAATCAAGAAGCGATCCGTCAAGCCCGCGAAGCTCTAGCGAAAGCTGAGCAATCAAGCCAAGCAGTCGCGGCGAACCAGCGAGCAGTTGAAGAGCGTGCAGCAGCCGAACGCGCGGCAGCTGAACGCGCTGAAGCAGAACGTCGTGCCGAAGAGGCCCGCAAGGCAGAAGAAGCAGCGCAAGCTCGTGCTGAAGCAGAACGCAAAGCTCAAGAAGAGCAAGCCGCCCGAGATCGCGCAGCCGCTGAGCAAGCAGCAGCTCAGGCTCAGCAAACACCTTCGTATTCTGCGCCAGTGGCACCCGCGCCACAACCTTCAGGGAATGCTTCCGGTCAAGCTTTAGTGAATTTTGCTCGGAACTATATTGGAGTTCCGTACGTATGGGGAGCAGAGACTCCAGCAGGTTGGGACTGTTCTGGATTCTTGAAGTACATTTTTAATCAGCATGGGATTTCGGTACCGCGTACTTCTGGTGGATATATCTCGTACGGATACCGGCAAGTTTCAGCTGCTGAGGCGCTACCAGGAGATGTACTCTGGTGGCCAGGGCACGTTGGTATGTATACCGGCAATGGAATGCATATTGCCGCCTATAATCCGGCTATGGGAACTCAAGAAGGTCCAATTTACGGTAGTCCAGTCTACTTGCGCGTAGTTGGAGACTGAGGAGCACTGATATAAAAGGTGTGGGCTGACTCGAAGGTCAGCCCACACCTTTTATATCAGTACTATATCTCAGTGGGTGTGAATATAGTATCCGGTGTCCTCAGCGCGTTTAAATGAAGCGCGGATTTCTTCTTCCGCAGCTTCACGGCCAACCCAGTGTGCACCTTCAACTGATTTTCCTGGCTCGAGATCCTTGTACACTTCGAAGAAGTGTTGGATTTCTAGACGATGGAACTCTGAGACATCTTCGATCTCGGTACGCCATGAAGCGCGCTGATCAGCGGCTGGGACGCATAGAACTTTATCGTCGCCACCGGCTTCATCAGACATGCGGAACATGCCCAAGGCGCGGCAACGAATAACACAACCAGGGAAAGTAGGCTCGTCAAGAAGAACGAGGGCATCTAAAGGATCGCCATCTTCACCGAGCGTGTTATCAATAAAACCGTAATCATCGGGGTAGCGGGTAGATGTGAAGAGCATGCGATCAAGGCGGATACGACCCGTTTCATGATCGACTTCGTACTTATTACGATTGCCCTTCGGAATCTCGATGGTGACATCAAACTCCATAGGTGGCTCCTTTGAGGTGTCAATTATTCTGCTTTTAATGATTGTAGCCGGTGTTTGGCTTCAGCGTGTGGGAGACTTGTAAGGTGAAGAAAGTAAAGATCGGAATTTGCGTATGTTTGGCCGCCGTTGGTAGCTATGTCGTTGCCGACGCGTGGGATGTTGTCCCCGGACTTTTTACTACTAAACCGCCACTTACTGAGCCTTTGCCATATCCAAATTTGACTGAGTGGGAATTCACTGAAAAACAAATTCCACAGTTCGACACACCTGGCAAGCTCGATGATGCACATGTGCGCACAATTATTGATGAATTTCGCACAGATGCGCGAGTAAGTGGGAGTGTTTCCGTCGTCGTCGCTGATCCAACTACAAACACAACGCTTGCCGCGTTCAACGAACAAACCCCAATCCGTCCCGCGTCAACAATGAAATATCTCACGGCAGTGGCGGCATTAAGTAAGCTTGGGCCAAATGCCACTCTTGATACGACAGTTCAGCAAGACGGTTCAACTCTCTACTTGACTGGCGGTGGTGATGTCACACTTGCTGCCGATGCGGGCGATAACCAGGAGATTATTGGCCGAGCTGGATTGGCGGACTTAGCATCGCAAGTTGCGGAAAAACTCGCCGCCGCTAATACGTCCACGGTGAGCGTCTACGTCGATTCTTCACGCTATGCAGAGCCAACTTTCCATCCCACCGTCGTTGCAGAAGGTAATACAGAATTTGTTATGCCGCTGCGTCCTATCGCTGTTAATCGAGGTAAAGTAACTCCGGATAAATGGTCTCGTTTTGTTTCTGACCCAGATATTGACGCTGGGCAGATATTTGCTGATCATCTAGCATCTCATGGTATTTCGGTTAGTTTTGAAGGCCGTGGCCACGCGCCGGCTCAATCACATGAGATCGGGCGCTCACACAGTGCGCCGATTCGTGAACTCGTTGAGATGCTGATGGTGGAGTCAGATAATACGATCGCGGAAGTTTTAGGCCATGAGGTGGCTATTGCGAGCGATAAGCCAGCGGACTTTGCGGGGGCAAGTGCAGCGGTGACGGAAGTTTTAGTATCTGAAGGTTTTCCAACCGGTGGAATGCTGATAGATGATAATTCTGGACTGTCGGAAAATAATCGAATATCTGCATCTTTGCTGGCTGAGATTCTGCACCGTGCGTGGGATTGTGACAAGTGCCCGATTAATGCTATTGGTGCCGCGTTGCCGGTTGGGAGCTTAGATGGAACGCTTCATAATCGCTTTTTAGATTCAGTTGCGCGGGGTCGAGTTAGGGCGAAAACCGGTACGTTGTCGACGACGACGGCATTGGCGGGTTTCGTGACAGCACGTAGTGGGCAACCATTAATATTCAGCTTTATTGTTAGTGATCATGAAGAAAACACGCAGTTAGAGATTCGTGCAGCAATGGATGACGCGTTAGCAAAAATCGTTGACGCAATGTAGTTAGCCTGACTGTGTACTGCATACTGTGGTGGAGGTACGTTATAGAGTGGGGCCAAAGAAAGGCTGAGGTATGAGCAGAAGTATAACAGTGTTATCGCGTCTTTTTACCGGCGGTGGGCCGGATTGGAAGCGTGAACAGGCTCAGCAATTCGTGGCCCAGTTATCTGCTGGATCCGAGTTAGCGCCAAAGATTGTTGAGGAGACCAGTGGCCTTCAGGTGCCAGATATACCGGTACGAGTTGTTGATCGGGGATGTTGGGCAAAAGTCGCTGTGACATCTATTGAAGCGATGCTTGGCATAAAACGAGACGATAGTAGCAGTAGAAATTCCCAGATTGCTTTTGCGGCATCTGTGCTATCAATGAAAGTTTTAGGGCAGTGGGATCCTTATTCGTCACGCAAATGCGTCTATCTTGTTGCTCCTAATATTGCAGATTTCCAACAGCAATGCGGATTGGATAAAGCGGATTTATCAGTGTGGGTGGCTGTCCATGAGCTTACTCATGTCGCCCAATTTTCCGCAGCTCATTGGTTAGCTGACTATATCGCACATAGAGCACAGGTGCTCTTTGCTGGCGATGAAGATGCTGATGATGAGCAGGTTCTTGATGAGATTACTGCGGTGATGTCTTTACTAGAAGGGCATGCCACATACGTGATGAATCAGGTTCCGCTTTCCGCGATACCCTCACGAGCACAGATGATTGCAGCTATGGTTAACCGGCGGGCTAGCAGTGGCATAATTATGCGGTGGATGAGCAACTTGACGGGCTTGGCGAAGAAAAAACAACAATATGTGCAGGGGCATGAATTTGTGAGTGCAGTTATCGATTCGGTTG is a window from the Arcanobacterium buesumense genome containing:
- a CDS encoding C40 family peptidase; translation: MKKRAYSIAGAISAAMLVMSSQVAIAAPVTDDDVTQSRSAEETAKMSIADAELELAKLSGESTKLEMQAAQAKAESLKAQGELADSIAQAIRTQEQANKAQEDVDRARQQLGSVSQAVYRDSAAQITSSFYLLGAESFRAADQKTRAFDAVATQADSKVKHFTALEEVARVLQGQADKAADEQRDIADEAAQAEKKAEELSQQAQQQVDIAKDRRAALVTVLAHQRGTTEALEAQRLADIEADRAKRSQAAAAALIASANADRFDQAVEMARQTTQEANATVAKVRANLEAAEKSGNQEAIRQAREALAKAEQSSQAVAANQRAVEERAAAERAAAERAEAERRAEEARKAEEAAQARAEAERKAQEEQAARDRAAAEQAAAQAQQTPSYSAPVAPAPQPSGNASGQALVNFARNYIGVPYVWGAETPAGWDCSGFLKYIFNQHGISVPRTSGGYISYGYRQVSAAEALPGDVLWWPGHVGMYTGNGMHIAAYNPAMGTQEGPIYGSPVYLRVVGD
- a CDS encoding zinc-dependent metalloprotease; this encodes MSRSITVLSRLFTGGGPDWKREQAQQFVAQLSAGSELAPKIVEETSGLQVPDIPVRVVDRGCWAKVAVTSIEAMLGIKRDDSSSRNSQIAFAASVLSMKVLGQWDPYSSRKCVYLVAPNIADFQQQCGLDKADLSVWVAVHELTHVAQFSAAHWLADYIAHRAQVLFAGDEDADDEQVLDEITAVMSLLEGHATYVMNQVPLSAIPSRAQMIAAMVNRRASSGIIMRWMSNLTGLAKKKQQYVQGHEFVSAVIDSVGLEKFNMIWQDPRFVPTIDELAHPHQWIGRVVG
- a CDS encoding inorganic diphosphatase, with the translated sequence MEFDVTIEIPKGNRNKYEVDHETGRIRLDRMLFTSTRYPDDYGFIDNTLGEDGDPLDALVLLDEPTFPGCVIRCRALGMFRMSDEAGGDDKVLCVPAADQRASWRTEIEDVSEFHRLEIQHFFEVYKDLEPGKSVEGAHWVGREAAEEEIRASFKRAEDTGYYIHTH
- the dacB gene encoding D-alanyl-D-alanine carboxypeptidase/D-alanyl-D-alanine endopeptidase — encoded protein: MKKVKIGICVCLAAVGSYVVADAWDVVPGLFTTKPPLTEPLPYPNLTEWEFTEKQIPQFDTPGKLDDAHVRTIIDEFRTDARVSGSVSVVVADPTTNTTLAAFNEQTPIRPASTMKYLTAVAALSKLGPNATLDTTVQQDGSTLYLTGGGDVTLAADAGDNQEIIGRAGLADLASQVAEKLAAANTSTVSVYVDSSRYAEPTFHPTVVAEGNTEFVMPLRPIAVNRGKVTPDKWSRFVSDPDIDAGQIFADHLASHGISVSFEGRGHAPAQSHEIGRSHSAPIRELVEMLMVESDNTIAEVLGHEVAIASDKPADFAGASAAVTEVLVSEGFPTGGMLIDDNSGLSENNRISASLLAEILHRAWDCDKCPINAIGAALPVGSLDGTLHNRFLDSVARGRVRAKTGTLSTTTALAGFVTARSGQPLIFSFIVSDHEENTQLEIRAAMDDALAKIVDAM